In Anomalospiza imberbis isolate Cuckoo-Finch-1a 21T00152 unplaced genomic scaffold, ASM3175350v1 scaffold_52, whole genome shotgun sequence, a single window of DNA contains:
- the LOC137467093 gene encoding pre-mRNA-processing factor 39-like, with translation MAAEGPEEGTGGADGTGGAMDGDGDGAPPAEPPPPAPPGPGPGAASNPDPGSDPGSDPGPGAGPGSNPDPGAGPGPGAGSNSDPDPGPDPDPSLDPGAGASAGSNLNSSSNPKPGSDPGPDPGSNPSPGSDPGPGASAGSNPNPGAGAGAAPAPSGAALPAEPPPFPAEFQRLWGAAQGSPHDFGAWTELLAYVEREELLEAARRAFDAFFQRYPYCYGYWRKYAELERRLGGARRAQQVLERGLQSIPLSLELWLHYIGLLQSSLDPARPESAQRVRGAFEAALAAAGMDFRSDKLWESYVEWERERGDLRAVTAIYDRLLSMPTQLYSHHWERFKEHVLQHPPGAILSHEELLWLRSKLGSGSGSEPAPKPPEGPEAPPGEEPPPGAPPEAQEELDQEKIRELVLSMRQQIHAQNEAEVSKRWNFEDGIKRPYFHVKPLERAQLRNWREYLDFEVAAGSQERSIVLFERCLVACALYEEFWVKYTRYLESRTVPGARSVFQRACGFHLPRKPNIHLLWAAFEEKQGNVDEARRILRSFEAAVPGLAMVRLRRVSLERRHGRVAEAEALLLEAMRANEGLPLGSFYAVKLARQVCKVQKNLGKARSVLVEALEKDPDNARLHANLLEMEFGADVGQNEGNTMSCFERALRSPLPDEAKLLFSQRRVEFLEDFGSSIHSLLKAYDEHQKILKAHAARKRAPENGSEEPDDKRLRPDDPSGLLGPLNFSGGYPNPSYNYWYQHGYSTYGYQSPWGYSHYYGQS, from the exons ATGGCGGCGGAGGGGCCCGAGGAGGGGACCGGGGGCGCCGACGGCACCGGGGGCGCGAtggacggggacggggacggaG CCCCCCCGGCCGAGCCGCCGCCTCCCGCGCcccccggtcccggtcccggtgccgcTTCCAATCCCGATCCCGGTTCCGATCCCGGTTCCGATCCtggtcccggtgccggtcctGGTTCCAATCCCGATCCCGGAGCTGGTCCTggtcccggtgccggttccAATTCTGATCCCGATCCTggtcccgatcccgatcccagTCTCGATCCTGGTGCCGGTGCCAGTGCCGGTTCCAATCTCAATTCCAGTTCCAATCCCAAGCCCGGTTCTgatcccggtcccgatcccggtTCCAATCCCAGTCCTGGTtccgatcccggtcccggtgctAGTGCCGGTTCCAATCCCaatcccggtgccggtgccggtgccgcccCGGCCCCGAGCGGGGCCGCTCtccccgcggagccgccgccgttCCCGGCCGAGTTCCAGCGGCTCTGGGGCGCGGCCCAGGGCAGCCCCCACGACTTCGGCGCCTGGACCGAGCTGCTGGCCTACGTGGAGCGGGAG gagctgctggaggccGCCCGGCGCGCGTTCGACGCCTTCTTCCAGCGCTACCCGTACTGCTACGGCTACTGGCGCAAGTACGCCGAGCTGGAGCGGCGCCtgggcggcgcccgccgcgcccAGCAG GTGCTGGAGCGGGGGCTGCAGTCCATCCCGCTGagcctggagctgtggctgcactaCATCGGCCTCCTGCAGAGCTCGCTGGACCCCGCGCGGCCCGAGAGCGCCCAGCGCGTGCGGGG CGCGTTCGAGGCGGCGCTGGCGGCGGCCGGGATGGATTTCCGCTCGGACAAGCTCTGGGAATCCTACGTGGAGTGGGAGCGGGAGCGCGGCGACCTGCGCGCCGTCACGGCCATCTACGACCGCCTGCTGTCCATGCCCACGCAGCTCTACAGCCACCACTGGGAGAG GTTCAAGGAGCACGTGCTGCAGCACCCCCCCGGTGCCATCCTGTCCCAcgaggagctgctctggctccGCTCCAAGCTcggctccggctccggctccgAGCCCGCCCCGAAGCCGCCGGAGGGGCCCGAGGCGCCCCCGGGGGAGGAGCCGCCCCCCGGGGCCCCGCCCGAGGCTCAG gaggagctggaccAGGAGAAGATCCGGGAGCTCGTGCTCTCCATGAGGCAGCAAATCCACGCCCAGAACGAGGCCGAAGTCAGCAAGCGCTGGAACTTCGAGGACGGG ATCAAGCGCCCCTATTTCCACGTGAAGCCTCTGGAGCGGGCGCAGCTGCGGAACTGGCGCGAGTACCTGGACTTCGAGGTGGCCGCGGGCTCGCAGGAGCGCAGCATCGTCCTCTTCGAGCGCTGCCTCGTCGCCTGCGCCCTCTACGAGGAGTTCTGGGTCAAG TACACGCGGTACCTGGAGTCCCGCACGGTGCCGGGCGCCCGCAGCGTTTTCCAGCGCgcctgcggcttccacctgccCCGCAAGCCCaacatccacctgctctgggcCGCCTTCGAGGAGAAGCAAG GCAACGTTGACGAGGCCCGGCGCATCCTGCGCAGCTTCGAGGCCGCGGTGCCGGGGCTGGCCATGGTGCGGCTGCGCCGCGTCAGCCTGGAGCGCCGGCACGGCCGCGTGGCCGAGGCCGAGGCGCTGCTGCTCGAGGCCATGAGGGCCAAcgaggggctgcccctgggctcGTTCTACGCCGTCAAACTGGCCCGGCAGGTGTGCAAGGTGCAGAAGAACCTGGGCAAGGCGCGCAGCGTGCTGGTGGAGGCGCTGGAGAAGGACCCG GACAACGCCCGGCTCCACGCCAACCTGCTGGAGATGGAGTTTGGGGCGGACGTGGGGCAGAACGAGGGCAACACCATGAGCTGCTTCGAGCGCGCCCTGCGCAGCCCCCTGCCCGACGAGGCCAAGCTGCTCTTCTCGCAGCGCCGCGTCGAGTTCCTCGAGGACTTCGGCTCCAGCATCCACAG cctgctCAAGGCCTACGATGAGCACCAGAAGATCCTGAAGGCGCACGCGGCCCGGAAACGGGCGCCCGAGAACGG CTCGGAAGAGCCCGACGACAAGCGGCTCCGTCCCGACGACCCCTCGGGGCTCCTGGGGCCCCTCAACTTTTCGGGGGGGTACCCCAACCCCTCCTACAACTACTGGTACCAg CACGGCTACAGCACCTACGGCTACCAGAGCCCGTGGGGCTACAGCCACTACTACGGGCAGAGCTGA
- the MRPL49 gene encoding large ribosomal subunit protein mL49 → MAALAALGRRLRALGPGLRGVQSPAGPPRYEESTAEFGFVQRLLPPSRVPEPPPHPKYPTPSGWSPPAGPPPELPYLVRRSRLHNLPVYLGLRQGRRLTELRRIQGDIWALQRDLSAFLASLGVPEVPAQVNEVTGTLRLRGHWGPQVRQWLLQRGF, encoded by the exons ATGGCGGCGCTGGCGGCGCTGGGCCGGAGGCTGCGGGCGCTGGGCCCGGGGCTCAGGGGGGTGCAG agCCCGGCGGGGCCCCCCCGTTACGAGGAGTCCACGGCCGAGTTCGGGTTCGTGCAGCGGCTGCTGCCCCCCAGCCGCGTCCCCGAGCCGCCCCCGCACCCCAAATACCCGACCCCGTCCGGCTGGAGCCCCCCCGCAG GGCCCCCCCCGGAGCTGCCCTACTTGGTGCGGCGCTCGCGGCTGCACAACCTGCCCGTGTACCTGGGGCTGCGGCAGGGCCGGCGCCTCACCGAGCTGCGCCGCATCCAGGGCGACATCTGG GCGCTGCAGCGGGACCTGAGCGCGTTCCTGGCCTCCCTGGGGGTCCCCGAGGTGCCGGCGCAGGTGAACGAGGTGACGGGGACGCTGCGGCTCCGGGGGCACTGGGGGCCCCAGGTGCGgcagtggctgctgcagaggggcttctag
- the FAU gene encoding ubiquitin-like FUBI-ribosomal protein eS30 fusion protein, whose protein sequence is MQLFIRGQTLLTLELSGSETLAQIKERVAELSGVPPEEQVLLHAGTPLDDEAALGQSPLPEFTTLDLSTRLLGGKVHGSLARAGKVRGQTPKVAKQEKKKKKTGRAKRRMQYNRRFVNVVPTFGKKKGPNANS, encoded by the exons ATGCAGCTCTTCATCCGCGGCCAGACCCTCCTCACCCTCGAGCTCTCCGGCTCCGAGACCCTCGCCCAGATCAAG gaGAGGGTGGCCGAGCTCTCGGGGGTGCCCCCCGaggagcaggtgctgctgcacGCCGGGACCCCCCTGGACGATGAGGCTGCGCTGGGGCAGAGCCCCCTCCCCGAATTCACCACCCTGGACCTCTCCACGCGCCTGCTGGGCG ggaAGGTGCACGGCTCCCTCGCCCGCGCCGGCAAAGTGAGGGGCCAGACCCCCAAG GTGGCCAagcaggagaagaagaagaagaagacgGGGCGGGCCAAGCGGCGCATGCAGTACAACCGGCGCTTCGTCAACGTGGTGCCCACCTTCGGCAAGAAGAAGGGTCCCAACGCCAACTCCTGA